One Artemia franciscana chromosome 6, ASM3288406v1, whole genome shotgun sequence DNA window includes the following coding sequences:
- the LOC136028510 gene encoding uncharacterized protein LOC136028510, which translates to MRSLKAFLNDYRDGLVQNAMKFSKTICDEIDIPLAKRRNIRGKKPMSVGKAAEEPQNSEEEKQILMFERIDTFQLEINTRCQGMEEISLRFAILETRNLLKSSEIEVLKLVGCLVNKYEEISLGDILNEIPPLRRFLQAANHLEEVALKWSSLRLLQFIVEYELPDTIPNLTLALRFYLTLCVAVASCKRSLSKLKLNKSYFKSTMSQGRLSSLAMLSIENSVAKRGFDEVMSKFVEN; encoded by the coding sequence ATGAGGAGTTTAAAGGCCTTTTTGAATGATTATAGAGATGGTCTTGTGCAAAACGCAATGAAATTTTCGAAAACTATTTGTGATGAGATCGACATTCCCCTAGCCAAACGAAGAAATATTAGAGGAAAGAAACCGATGTCCGTAGGAAAAGCTGCAGAAGAGCCTCAAAATtcggaagaagaaaaacaaattttgatgtttgagCGTATTGACACGTTTCAACTAGAAATCAACACTCGTTGCCAAGGTATGGAAGAAATATCACTTCGGTTTGCTATCTTGGAGACCAGAAACTTACTAAAGAGTTCAGAAATAGAAGTGCTAAAGTTAGTGGGCTGTTTAGTTAATAAATACGAAGAAATATCTTTAGGAGACATATTAAATGAAATCCCACCTCTGAGGAGGTTCTTACAAGCGGCAAACCATCTTGAAGAAGTGGCTCTGAAATGGAGTTCTTTGAGACTACTGCAGTTTATAGTTGAATATGAGCTTCCAGACACTattcctaacctaactttagCACTAAGGTTTTACCTGACATTATGTGTCGCTGTTGCTTCTTGTAAGAGGAGTCTATCTAAACTTAAGCTTAATAAAAGTTATTTCAAATCTACTATGAGCCAAGGTCGCCTATCGAGCTTAGCCATGCTCTCTATTGAAAACAGTGTAGCGAAAAGAGGTTTTGATGAGGTTATGTCTAAGTTTGTAGAAAACTAA